The following coding sequences are from one Bombus terrestris chromosome 14, iyBomTerr1.2, whole genome shotgun sequence window:
- the LOC100643908 gene encoding runt-related transcription factor 1 isoform X1 codes for MDIFGRCNGGGGGSTVSGSGAGSVRGSSNESSCGTASAPSESGGTSDRMQLTGASAPGAAASPESGVSPLTDAYTKMTSDILAERTLGDFVSEHPGELVRTGSPHLVCSVLPAHWRSNKTLPVAFKVVALGEVGDGTLVTVRAGNDENCCAELRNSTALMKNQVAKFNDLRFVGRSGRGKSFTLTITVSTTPPQVATYTKAIKVTVDGPREPRSKTSEYHLLSLLGQQQQFHAFAFASQRGGPFFASPLVDPLQPLPNPLQPLPNPLQPRDPLSSFRHAMPANCQNMSQFGLTASNSWGYGSTAGYAGYLPGPLSSCAAQASFPPPPPPPPPPPPSSSSLASFAGAASMNTPTAPDSTAGSTVTSGTGAGSTAQQDAFSAVSSLVPDSTTTGQSDPLDPLSSLMSGTPSQRYQDYVSPRSLSTDSSTTESPVHEEQGFGQNYGNYFPTPGVLPSILYSQLYGNQFQNSESPEQRAVADSCSVRQEEVRSDNNVWRPY; via the exons ATGGATATATTCGGCCGTTGCAACGGCGGCGGTGGCGGAAGCACGGTATCCGGAAGCGGCGCTGGCTCGGTGAGGGGGTCCAGCAACGAGTCCAGCTGTGGAACAGCGAGTGCTCCCAGTGAGAGCGGCGGAACCAGCGACAGGATGCAGTTGACAGGAGCCTCGGCTCCTGGCGCTGCCGCCTCGCCGGAGTCGGGTGTTTCTCCTTTGACCGATGCTTACACCAAGATGACCAGCGACATCCTGGCCGAGAGAACCCTCGGTGACTTCGTCAGCGAGCACCCTGGAGAACTCGTTCGGACAG GGTCCCCTCACTTGGTCTGCAGCGTATTGCCAGCTCACTGGAGGTCCAACAAGACCCTTCCGGTAGCCTTCAAGGTGGTGGCTCTAGGCGAGGTCGGCGATGGCACTTTAGTCACTGTTCGTGCTGGTAACGACGAGAACTGCTGTGCTGAGCTGAGAAACTCGACCGCTCTGATGAAGAACCAGGTGGCCAAGttcaatgatcttaggttcgtCGGGAGAAGCGGCAGAG GGAAGAGCTTCACGTTGACCATCACCGTGTCCACGACGCCACCGCAAGTTGCCACGTACACGAAGGCCATTAAAGTAACTGTGGATGGGCCGCGAGAACCGCGATCCAAGACCAGTGAGTATCACT TGTTGTCTCTTTTAGGGCAGCAGCAGCAGTTTCACGCGTTCGCGTTCGCCTCGCAAAGAGGTGGCCCGTTTTTCGCCTCGCCACTGGTGGATCCTCTGCAACCCTTGCCGAATCCCCTGCAGCCGCTGCCGAATCCATTGCAGCCACGAGATCCGTTGTCCTCCTTCAGGCACGCGATGCCAGCCAACTGTCAAA ACATGTCCCAGTTCGGTCTGACTGCAAGCAATTCATGGGGATACGGAAGCACGGCTGGTTACGCTGGTTATCTTCCCGGCCCTTTGTCGTCGTGCGCGGCACAAGCGTCGTTCCCACCCCCGCCACCGCCACCTCCACCACCACCCCCGTCGTCCTCGTCGTTGGCGTCTTTCGCGGGCGCCGCGTCTATGAACACGCCAACGGCGCCCGATTCGACAGCGGGATCCACTGTTACTTCCGGTACCGGTGCAGGATCCACGGCACAGCAGGATGCGTTCTCAGCGGTATCATCCC TGGTGCCAGATTCGACGACGACGGGTCAATCGGATCCCTTGGACCCTCTGAGCAGCCTAATGTCGGGGACACCGAGTCAGAGGTACCAGGACTACGTGTCTCCCAGGTCCTTATCGACGGACTCGAGTACCACGGAGAGTCCTGTGCACGAGGAGCAAGGCTTCGGTCAAAATTACGGCAACTACTTCCCAACGCCCGGCGTCCTGCCCAGCATTCTCTATTCCCAATTATACGGGAATCAGTTTCAGAATTCGGAGAGCCCCGAGCAGAGAGCAGTGGCGGACAGTTGCAGCGTCAGACAGGAAGAAGTCAGATCGGACAACAACGTCTGGAGGCCTTACTGA
- the LOC100643908 gene encoding runt-related transcription factor 1 isoform X2, which yields MDIFGRCNGGGGGSTVSGSGAGSVRGSSNESSCGTASAPSESGGTSDRMQLTGASAPGAAASPESGVSPLTDAYTKMTSDILAERTLGDFVSEHPGELVRTGSPHLVCSVLPAHWRSNKTLPVAFKVVALGEVGDGTLVTVRAGNDENCCAELRNSTALMKNQVAKFNDLRFVGRSGRGKSFTLTITVSTTPPQVATYTKAIKVTVDGPREPRSKTMLSLLGQQQQFHAFAFASQRGGPFFASPLVDPLQPLPNPLQPLPNPLQPRDPLSSFRHAMPANCQNMSQFGLTASNSWGYGSTAGYAGYLPGPLSSCAAQASFPPPPPPPPPPPPSSSSLASFAGAASMNTPTAPDSTAGSTVTSGTGAGSTAQQDAFSAVSSLVPDSTTTGQSDPLDPLSSLMSGTPSQRYQDYVSPRSLSTDSSTTESPVHEEQGFGQNYGNYFPTPGVLPSILYSQLYGNQFQNSESPEQRAVADSCSVRQEEVRSDNNVWRPY from the exons ATGGATATATTCGGCCGTTGCAACGGCGGCGGTGGCGGAAGCACGGTATCCGGAAGCGGCGCTGGCTCGGTGAGGGGGTCCAGCAACGAGTCCAGCTGTGGAACAGCGAGTGCTCCCAGTGAGAGCGGCGGAACCAGCGACAGGATGCAGTTGACAGGAGCCTCGGCTCCTGGCGCTGCCGCCTCGCCGGAGTCGGGTGTTTCTCCTTTGACCGATGCTTACACCAAGATGACCAGCGACATCCTGGCCGAGAGAACCCTCGGTGACTTCGTCAGCGAGCACCCTGGAGAACTCGTTCGGACAG GGTCCCCTCACTTGGTCTGCAGCGTATTGCCAGCTCACTGGAGGTCCAACAAGACCCTTCCGGTAGCCTTCAAGGTGGTGGCTCTAGGCGAGGTCGGCGATGGCACTTTAGTCACTGTTCGTGCTGGTAACGACGAGAACTGCTGTGCTGAGCTGAGAAACTCGACCGCTCTGATGAAGAACCAGGTGGCCAAGttcaatgatcttaggttcgtCGGGAGAAGCGGCAGAG GGAAGAGCTTCACGTTGACCATCACCGTGTCCACGACGCCACCGCAAGTTGCCACGTACACGAAGGCCATTAAAGTAACTGTGGATGGGCCGCGAGAACCGCGATCCAAGACCA TGTTGTCTCTTTTAGGGCAGCAGCAGCAGTTTCACGCGTTCGCGTTCGCCTCGCAAAGAGGTGGCCCGTTTTTCGCCTCGCCACTGGTGGATCCTCTGCAACCCTTGCCGAATCCCCTGCAGCCGCTGCCGAATCCATTGCAGCCACGAGATCCGTTGTCCTCCTTCAGGCACGCGATGCCAGCCAACTGTCAAA ACATGTCCCAGTTCGGTCTGACTGCAAGCAATTCATGGGGATACGGAAGCACGGCTGGTTACGCTGGTTATCTTCCCGGCCCTTTGTCGTCGTGCGCGGCACAAGCGTCGTTCCCACCCCCGCCACCGCCACCTCCACCACCACCCCCGTCGTCCTCGTCGTTGGCGTCTTTCGCGGGCGCCGCGTCTATGAACACGCCAACGGCGCCCGATTCGACAGCGGGATCCACTGTTACTTCCGGTACCGGTGCAGGATCCACGGCACAGCAGGATGCGTTCTCAGCGGTATCATCCC TGGTGCCAGATTCGACGACGACGGGTCAATCGGATCCCTTGGACCCTCTGAGCAGCCTAATGTCGGGGACACCGAGTCAGAGGTACCAGGACTACGTGTCTCCCAGGTCCTTATCGACGGACTCGAGTACCACGGAGAGTCCTGTGCACGAGGAGCAAGGCTTCGGTCAAAATTACGGCAACTACTTCCCAACGCCCGGCGTCCTGCCCAGCATTCTCTATTCCCAATTATACGGGAATCAGTTTCAGAATTCGGAGAGCCCCGAGCAGAGAGCAGTGGCGGACAGTTGCAGCGTCAGACAGGAAGAAGTCAGATCGGACAACAACGTCTGGAGGCCTTACTGA
- the LOC100643908 gene encoding runt-related transcription factor 1 isoform X3 produces the protein MDIFGRCNGGGGGSTVSGSGAGSVRGSSNESSCGTASAPSESGGTSDRMQLTGASAPGAAASPESGVSPLTDAYTKMTSDILAERTLGDFVSEHPGELVRTGSPHLVCSVLPAHWRSNKTLPVAFKVVALGEVGDGTLVTVRAGNDENCCAELRNSTALMKNQVAKFNDLRFVGRSGRGKSFTLTITVSTTPPQVATYTKAIKVTVDGPREPRSKTSEYHWQQQQFHAFAFASQRGGPFFASPLVDPLQPLPNPLQPLPNPLQPRDPLSSFRHAMPANCQNMSQFGLTASNSWGYGSTAGYAGYLPGPLSSCAAQASFPPPPPPPPPPPPSSSSLASFAGAASMNTPTAPDSTAGSTVTSGTGAGSTAQQDAFSAVSSLVPDSTTTGQSDPLDPLSSLMSGTPSQRYQDYVSPRSLSTDSSTTESPVHEEQGFGQNYGNYFPTPGVLPSILYSQLYGNQFQNSESPEQRAVADSCSVRQEEVRSDNNVWRPY, from the exons ATGGATATATTCGGCCGTTGCAACGGCGGCGGTGGCGGAAGCACGGTATCCGGAAGCGGCGCTGGCTCGGTGAGGGGGTCCAGCAACGAGTCCAGCTGTGGAACAGCGAGTGCTCCCAGTGAGAGCGGCGGAACCAGCGACAGGATGCAGTTGACAGGAGCCTCGGCTCCTGGCGCTGCCGCCTCGCCGGAGTCGGGTGTTTCTCCTTTGACCGATGCTTACACCAAGATGACCAGCGACATCCTGGCCGAGAGAACCCTCGGTGACTTCGTCAGCGAGCACCCTGGAGAACTCGTTCGGACAG GGTCCCCTCACTTGGTCTGCAGCGTATTGCCAGCTCACTGGAGGTCCAACAAGACCCTTCCGGTAGCCTTCAAGGTGGTGGCTCTAGGCGAGGTCGGCGATGGCACTTTAGTCACTGTTCGTGCTGGTAACGACGAGAACTGCTGTGCTGAGCTGAGAAACTCGACCGCTCTGATGAAGAACCAGGTGGCCAAGttcaatgatcttaggttcgtCGGGAGAAGCGGCAGAG GGAAGAGCTTCACGTTGACCATCACCGTGTCCACGACGCCACCGCAAGTTGCCACGTACACGAAGGCCATTAAAGTAACTGTGGATGGGCCGCGAGAACCGCGATCCAAGACCAGTGAGTATCACT GGCAGCAGCAGCAGTTTCACGCGTTCGCGTTCGCCTCGCAAAGAGGTGGCCCGTTTTTCGCCTCGCCACTGGTGGATCCTCTGCAACCCTTGCCGAATCCCCTGCAGCCGCTGCCGAATCCATTGCAGCCACGAGATCCGTTGTCCTCCTTCAGGCACGCGATGCCAGCCAACTGTCAAA ACATGTCCCAGTTCGGTCTGACTGCAAGCAATTCATGGGGATACGGAAGCACGGCTGGTTACGCTGGTTATCTTCCCGGCCCTTTGTCGTCGTGCGCGGCACAAGCGTCGTTCCCACCCCCGCCACCGCCACCTCCACCACCACCCCCGTCGTCCTCGTCGTTGGCGTCTTTCGCGGGCGCCGCGTCTATGAACACGCCAACGGCGCCCGATTCGACAGCGGGATCCACTGTTACTTCCGGTACCGGTGCAGGATCCACGGCACAGCAGGATGCGTTCTCAGCGGTATCATCCC TGGTGCCAGATTCGACGACGACGGGTCAATCGGATCCCTTGGACCCTCTGAGCAGCCTAATGTCGGGGACACCGAGTCAGAGGTACCAGGACTACGTGTCTCCCAGGTCCTTATCGACGGACTCGAGTACCACGGAGAGTCCTGTGCACGAGGAGCAAGGCTTCGGTCAAAATTACGGCAACTACTTCCCAACGCCCGGCGTCCTGCCCAGCATTCTCTATTCCCAATTATACGGGAATCAGTTTCAGAATTCGGAGAGCCCCGAGCAGAGAGCAGTGGCGGACAGTTGCAGCGTCAGACAGGAAGAAGTCAGATCGGACAACAACGTCTGGAGGCCTTACTGA
- the LOC100643908 gene encoding runt-related transcription factor 1 isoform X4, producing MDIFGRCNGGGGGSTVSGSGAGSVRGSSNESSCGTASAPSESGGTSDRMQLTGASAPGAAASPESGVSPLTDAYTKMTSDILAERTLGDFVSEHPGELVRTGSPHLVCSVLPAHWRSNKTLPVAFKVVALGEVGDGTLVTVRAGNDENCCAELRNSTALMKNQVAKFNDLRFVGRSGRGKSFTLTITVSTTPPQVATYTKAIKVTVDGPREPRSKTRQQQQFHAFAFASQRGGPFFASPLVDPLQPLPNPLQPLPNPLQPRDPLSSFRHAMPANCQNMSQFGLTASNSWGYGSTAGYAGYLPGPLSSCAAQASFPPPPPPPPPPPPSSSSLASFAGAASMNTPTAPDSTAGSTVTSGTGAGSTAQQDAFSAVSSLVPDSTTTGQSDPLDPLSSLMSGTPSQRYQDYVSPRSLSTDSSTTESPVHEEQGFGQNYGNYFPTPGVLPSILYSQLYGNQFQNSESPEQRAVADSCSVRQEEVRSDNNVWRPY from the exons ATGGATATATTCGGCCGTTGCAACGGCGGCGGTGGCGGAAGCACGGTATCCGGAAGCGGCGCTGGCTCGGTGAGGGGGTCCAGCAACGAGTCCAGCTGTGGAACAGCGAGTGCTCCCAGTGAGAGCGGCGGAACCAGCGACAGGATGCAGTTGACAGGAGCCTCGGCTCCTGGCGCTGCCGCCTCGCCGGAGTCGGGTGTTTCTCCTTTGACCGATGCTTACACCAAGATGACCAGCGACATCCTGGCCGAGAGAACCCTCGGTGACTTCGTCAGCGAGCACCCTGGAGAACTCGTTCGGACAG GGTCCCCTCACTTGGTCTGCAGCGTATTGCCAGCTCACTGGAGGTCCAACAAGACCCTTCCGGTAGCCTTCAAGGTGGTGGCTCTAGGCGAGGTCGGCGATGGCACTTTAGTCACTGTTCGTGCTGGTAACGACGAGAACTGCTGTGCTGAGCTGAGAAACTCGACCGCTCTGATGAAGAACCAGGTGGCCAAGttcaatgatcttaggttcgtCGGGAGAAGCGGCAGAG GGAAGAGCTTCACGTTGACCATCACCGTGTCCACGACGCCACCGCAAGTTGCCACGTACACGAAGGCCATTAAAGTAACTGTGGATGGGCCGCGAGAACCGCGATCCAAGACCA GGCAGCAGCAGCAGTTTCACGCGTTCGCGTTCGCCTCGCAAAGAGGTGGCCCGTTTTTCGCCTCGCCACTGGTGGATCCTCTGCAACCCTTGCCGAATCCCCTGCAGCCGCTGCCGAATCCATTGCAGCCACGAGATCCGTTGTCCTCCTTCAGGCACGCGATGCCAGCCAACTGTCAAA ACATGTCCCAGTTCGGTCTGACTGCAAGCAATTCATGGGGATACGGAAGCACGGCTGGTTACGCTGGTTATCTTCCCGGCCCTTTGTCGTCGTGCGCGGCACAAGCGTCGTTCCCACCCCCGCCACCGCCACCTCCACCACCACCCCCGTCGTCCTCGTCGTTGGCGTCTTTCGCGGGCGCCGCGTCTATGAACACGCCAACGGCGCCCGATTCGACAGCGGGATCCACTGTTACTTCCGGTACCGGTGCAGGATCCACGGCACAGCAGGATGCGTTCTCAGCGGTATCATCCC TGGTGCCAGATTCGACGACGACGGGTCAATCGGATCCCTTGGACCCTCTGAGCAGCCTAATGTCGGGGACACCGAGTCAGAGGTACCAGGACTACGTGTCTCCCAGGTCCTTATCGACGGACTCGAGTACCACGGAGAGTCCTGTGCACGAGGAGCAAGGCTTCGGTCAAAATTACGGCAACTACTTCCCAACGCCCGGCGTCCTGCCCAGCATTCTCTATTCCCAATTATACGGGAATCAGTTTCAGAATTCGGAGAGCCCCGAGCAGAGAGCAGTGGCGGACAGTTGCAGCGTCAGACAGGAAGAAGTCAGATCGGACAACAACGTCTGGAGGCCTTACTGA
- the LOC100643908 gene encoding protein lozenge isoform X5: MDIFGRCNGGGGGSTVSGSGAGSVRGSSNESSCGTASAPSESGGTSDRMQLTGASAPGAAASPESGVSPLTDAYTKMTSDILAERTLGDFVSEHPGELVRTGSPHLVCSVLPAHWRSNKTLPVAFKVVALGEVGDGTLVTVRAGNDENCCAELRNSTALMKNQVAKFNDLRFVGRSGRGKSFTLTITVSTTPPQVATYTKAIKVTVDGPREPRSKTSEYHLLSLLGQQQQFHAFAFASQRGGPFFASPLVDPLQPLPNPLQPLPNPLQPRDPLSSFRHAMPANCQMVPDSTTTGQSDPLDPLSSLMSGTPSQRYQDYVSPRSLSTDSSTTESPVHEEQGFGQNYGNYFPTPGVLPSILYSQLYGNQFQNSESPEQRAVADSCSVRQEEVRSDNNVWRPY; encoded by the exons ATGGATATATTCGGCCGTTGCAACGGCGGCGGTGGCGGAAGCACGGTATCCGGAAGCGGCGCTGGCTCGGTGAGGGGGTCCAGCAACGAGTCCAGCTGTGGAACAGCGAGTGCTCCCAGTGAGAGCGGCGGAACCAGCGACAGGATGCAGTTGACAGGAGCCTCGGCTCCTGGCGCTGCCGCCTCGCCGGAGTCGGGTGTTTCTCCTTTGACCGATGCTTACACCAAGATGACCAGCGACATCCTGGCCGAGAGAACCCTCGGTGACTTCGTCAGCGAGCACCCTGGAGAACTCGTTCGGACAG GGTCCCCTCACTTGGTCTGCAGCGTATTGCCAGCTCACTGGAGGTCCAACAAGACCCTTCCGGTAGCCTTCAAGGTGGTGGCTCTAGGCGAGGTCGGCGATGGCACTTTAGTCACTGTTCGTGCTGGTAACGACGAGAACTGCTGTGCTGAGCTGAGAAACTCGACCGCTCTGATGAAGAACCAGGTGGCCAAGttcaatgatcttaggttcgtCGGGAGAAGCGGCAGAG GGAAGAGCTTCACGTTGACCATCACCGTGTCCACGACGCCACCGCAAGTTGCCACGTACACGAAGGCCATTAAAGTAACTGTGGATGGGCCGCGAGAACCGCGATCCAAGACCAGTGAGTATCACT TGTTGTCTCTTTTAGGGCAGCAGCAGCAGTTTCACGCGTTCGCGTTCGCCTCGCAAAGAGGTGGCCCGTTTTTCGCCTCGCCACTGGTGGATCCTCTGCAACCCTTGCCGAATCCCCTGCAGCCGCTGCCGAATCCATTGCAGCCACGAGATCCGTTGTCCTCCTTCAGGCACGCGATGCCAGCCAACTGTCAAA TGGTGCCAGATTCGACGACGACGGGTCAATCGGATCCCTTGGACCCTCTGAGCAGCCTAATGTCGGGGACACCGAGTCAGAGGTACCAGGACTACGTGTCTCCCAGGTCCTTATCGACGGACTCGAGTACCACGGAGAGTCCTGTGCACGAGGAGCAAGGCTTCGGTCAAAATTACGGCAACTACTTCCCAACGCCCGGCGTCCTGCCCAGCATTCTCTATTCCCAATTATACGGGAATCAGTTTCAGAATTCGGAGAGCCCCGAGCAGAGAGCAGTGGCGGACAGTTGCAGCGTCAGACAGGAAGAAGTCAGATCGGACAACAACGTCTGGAGGCCTTACTGA